The genomic interval CTGGTACCCGAAGGCATGGCCCATATCCGGACCATCGTGTGCGCGGGAAGCGCCGCGAAGATGGCATCGGCCTCCGCGGCGGTGGGCAGCTCACCCGGCCGACATCCGGTGATCGCGCCGTACCAGTTGAATCCGGTGAACTTGTACTGTGCACCGTTCAGGCGAAGCTGTGAACCTGAGCGTGTGATGCGACCGGAGCTCGTCGCGGCAGGTGTCGTGAACGTCTGGTCCCCCGAGGACGCCGAGCCGGACCCGTTGGACGCAACCAGACGGTAGTGATAGGTAGTGCTCGGTGAAAGACCACTCACCGTTTCGGCGACGGTCGCGCTCGACCGTGTGCCAGAAACCCACTGGTCGCTCGACGCAGGCACCCTGGAACCGTACGAGGCCGTCGTCCCGTACTCGAAATGGTACGAGGTCGTCCCGTTCTTGGGATCGATCACGGCGTTCAGCTGGGCGGAACTCGCGGTGATGTTGCTCGCGCTCAGGCTGCTCAGGCCCGGCACTCCACTGATCGCCGGAGACAATGCAATCGCGCTGAGCACTCCGTAGTTCGCCGTGGCAGCCGGAAAACTCACGTCGAGCACGCCGTTGCTGCCGATCGTGACGTCGTGATCCTGCTCGTCGGCCGTCCAGGCCGCATCTCCCGAGTCCTTGTAGATATCGAACTCGTCCATGATCGTCGCACCGTTGGCGACCACGTCGAAGACCCGTTGGCCCTCCGCGGCCTCCCAGGTCGCACGGAAGTACATGTGCAGCACCGCCACGCCCGGCGTCAGTCCCGTGAAGTGGTAGCTGAACACGCCCCACCGCTCCGTGGCATACAGTGCGTCGTTGTTCGTGTTCGGCAGGGAGTGGGGCGTGTAGTCGATCGTCCCGCCCGAGGTCTGCGTCGACGGCCCGGGATCGGGCGCCCACACGTTTCCGTCGACGTCGGTGAACGACGACGTGGCACCGATACGGTATCGGAACTGCGCCGGCCAGGGGCCGAATCCCTCACTGTCGCCGATTGGATTACACGCGGCAATGACCGGCGTGAGGACGGAAAAAATGCCGATGACACACAGGGTTCGCCAGCGCTTGAACTTCGATAACACCGAGGACCTCACCTGATGACGGAAACACCTGACAGGGTGATGACCCACCGGGGCACGGCACGACCGTCACCCTTTACGAATATCGGGCTGTGCGGACGTCGAGATTCCCGGGCGGGCGGTCCGCGCGGCCGGGGCGAGCGCCAGTAAACCGGCATAAGCTCTCCACAAAATGGGATCGGCGGCACCCCGCGACACCAGGGAGCAGCAATCACAATTCAACCGGAGCACCAGAAACAAATCAGGCATGGTGCGTCGAAATATATTCGCCGGAACAAATCTGCCGCGCTCATGCTATCGACGCGAGGAAAATCGGCAAGACGTTTGGCCGGAACCGGCCAAACGGTTGTACCTGGCGGGGCGATGGCTCCGACACAGAAGTTCGGGTAACTCTGCGTATCTGCGGCTGGATTGCGCTGGTCAGCGCCTGCGCAGATTCCCAGGTCGAGCTGAACAAGGAAATCTTGCTTTCAGAAAGCCGGGCGGATCCCCGGCCGGGCGGGGCCGGAAGAATCCACCCGGGTACTCCGGAACAGCTGCTCCGGGGCCGAGGCCGGGGTGAGTGCCGCCGCACCCGTCCTGGTGTGGCGACAGGCGAAGACGACGCCTCTCGACAGGTGGCAGGAAGGTCCCGTGCTCAGAGCGTGAAGGTGAGCGCCAGCGCGCCGGCCAGTAGCACCGCGGCGGAGAGCACGTAGCGGGAGACGAACGTCCAGCACCGGACGGTGCCCGCCGCCGTGCCGCTCACCGTGCGCAGCTCGACATACGGTTCGGGGCCGCGCAGATACCAACCGGTCACCTCGACGTCTTCGCCGACGAAGGAGCTGGCACGGGTGGCTCCGAACAGCAGGCCGGCCCCGGGCAGCGGATTGTCGTATTCGACGGTCACGATCGCACTGCCGTCGTCAAGAACCAGATTCGATGAGGCCACGAATCCGCCTCGGC from Parafrankia irregularis carries:
- a CDS encoding malectin domain-containing carbohydrate-binding protein: MLSKFKRWRTLCVIGIFSVLTPVIAACNPIGDSEGFGPWPAQFRYRIGATSSFTDVDGNVWAPDPGPSTQTSGGTIDYTPHSLPNTNNDALYATERWGVFSYHFTGLTPGVAVLHMYFRATWEAAEGQRVFDVVANGATIMDEFDIYKDSGDAAWTADEQDHDVTIGSNGVLDVSFPAATANYGVLSAIALSPAISGVPGLSSLSASNITASSAQLNAVIDPKNGTTSYHFEYGTTASYGSRVPASSDQWVSGTRSSATVAETVSGLSPSTTYHYRLVASNGSGSASSGDQTFTTPAATSSGRITRSGSQLRLNGAQYKFTGFNWYGAITGCRPGELPTAAEADAIFAALPAHTMVRIWAMPSGTSVDTTRLAALDVIYNAAHAHGHYLDLVLENGLSDCTGLHPTYSATPSAAEIAWLDAVVTRHTDETVAIIEPANEANTGDANFKAWNDAMAARIKADNPNVLVGTGTGNNDSNQSVIQNYSSSSNIDLISYHGYSSPTNSCEARACTITAGAAAALNKPWYAGERGFCCGGGSTGTNAGNAPLLGPMYTAFLNNSTNAGVTYWDFLRGGTDPTSITPDVGGGAGSPMWNAFKAYSNPYHA